The Dasypus novemcinctus isolate mDasNov1 chromosome 12, mDasNov1.1.hap2, whole genome shotgun sequence genome includes a window with the following:
- the LOC101440010 gene encoding cytochrome P450 2D17-like isoform X5, with the protein MGLLTGETLAPLAMAVVIFLLLVDLMNRRARWAPRYPPGPMPLPGLGNLLQVDFQNRLYFFDKLRRRFGNVFSLQLAWTPTVVISGLAAVREALLQRGEDTVDRPPFPVLEHLGFGPRAQGIVFAKYGPAWREQRRFSVSTMRDFGLGKKSLEQWVTEEASYLCAAFANHVGRPFSPNTLLNQAVSNVMASLTHGRRFEYGDATMLKLMSLIEATLKEISGFVQEVLIVVPQLLRIPGVAGKAFPSQKAFLDLIDEMVTEHRETRDPTQPPRDLTDAYLAEVEKAKGNPQSSFTAANLRLVVADLFSAGMVTTSTTLDWALLLMVLHPDVQRRVQKEIDEVIGPGRQPEMKDQALMPFTNAVVHEVQRYGNIIPLGVRHITSRDTEVQGFLIPKGTTLILNLSSVLKDETVWEKPHRFHPEHFLDAQGRFVKQEAFLPFSAA; encoded by the exons ATGGGACTGCTGACCGGGGAGACACTGGCGCCCCTGGCCATGGCCGTGGTCATCTTCTTGCTACTGGTGGACCTGATGAACCGGCGTGCGCGCTGGGCCCCTCGCTACCCACCAGGCCCCATGCCGCTGCCCGGCCTGGGCAACCTCCTGCAGGTGGACTTCCAGAACAGGCTATACTTCTTCGACAAG CTGCGGCGCCGCTTCGGGAACGTGTTCAGCCTGCAGCTGGCCTGGACGCCCACGGTCGTGATCAGCGGGCTGGCGGCCGTGCGCGAGGCGCTGCTGCAGCGGGGCGAGGACACCGTGGACCGGCCGCCCTTTCCCGTCTTAGAGCACCTGGGCTTTGGGCCCCGGGCGCAAG gcaTCGTCTTCGCAAAATACGGACCCGCGTGGCGCGAGCAGCGGCGCTTCTCTGTGTCCACCATGCGTGACTTCGGCCTGGGCAAAAAGTCGCTGGAGCAGTGGGTGACCGAGGAGGCGTCCTACCTGTGTGCCGCCTTCGCCAACCATGTGG GACGCCCCTTTAGTCCCAACACCCTCCTGAACCAAGCGGTGAGCAACGTGATGGCCTCACTCACCCATGGACGCCGCTTCGAGTACGGCGACGCCACCATGCTCAAGCTCATGTCGCTAATTGAGGCCACGCTGAAGGAGATCTCAGGCTTTGTCCAAGAG GTGCTGATCGTGGTCCCGCAGCTCCTTCGCATCCCCGGGGTGGCGGGCAAGGCCTTCCCCTCGCAGAAGGCCTTCTTGGACCTCATAGATGAGATGGTCACTGAGCACAGAGAGACCCGGGACCCCACCCAGCCACCCCGAGACCTGACTGACGCCTACCTGGCCGAGGTGGAGAAG GCGAAAGGGAACCCCCAGAGCAGCTTCACTGCCGCGAACCTGCGCCTGGTGGTGGCCGACCTGTTCTCGGCGGGCATGGTGACCACCTCGACCACGCTGGACTGGGCCCTCCTGCTCATGGTCCTGCACCCGGACGTGCAGC GTCGCGTCCAGAAGGAGATCGACGAGGTGATCGGGCCGGGCCGGCAACCAGAGATGAAAGACCAGGCGCTCATGCCATTCACCAACGCTGTGGTCCACGAGGTGCAGCGCTACGGGAACATCATCCCCCTGGGCGTGCGTCACATAACCTCCCGCGACACCGAGGTCCAGGGCTTCCTCATCCCCAAG GGGACGACACTCATCCTCAACCTGTCGTCGGTGCTGAAGGACGAGACGGTCTGGGAGAAGCCCCATCGCTTCCACCCAGAACACTTCCTGGACGCCCAGGGCCGCTTCGTGAAGCAGGAAGCCTTCCTGCCTTTCTCAGCAG CATAG
- the LOC101440010 gene encoding cytochrome P450 2D17-like isoform X3: MRTDSEAAMGLLTGETLAPLAMAVVIFLLLVDLMNRRARWAPRYPPGPMPLPGLGNLLQVDFQNRLYFFDKLRRRFGNVFSLQLAWTPTVVISGLAAVREALLQRGEDTVDRPPFPVLEHLGFGPRAQGIVFAKYGPAWREQRRFSVSTMRDFGLGKKSLEQWVTEEASYLCAAFANHVGRPFSPNTLLNQAVSNVMASLTHGRRFEYGDATMLKLMSLIEATLKEISGFVQEVLIVVPQLLRIPGVAGKAFPSQKAFLDLIDEMVTEHRETRDPTQPPRDLTDAYLAEVEKAKGNPQSSFTAANLRLVVADLFSAGMVTTSTTLDWALLLMVLHPDVQRRVQKEIDEVIGPGRQPEMKDQALMPFTNAVVHEVQRYGNIIPLGVRHITSRDTEVQGFLIPKGTTLILNLSSVLKDETVWEKPHRFHPEHFLDAQGRFVKQEAFLPFSAA; the protein is encoded by the exons ATGCG AACTGACAGTGAGGCAGCCATGGGACTGCTGACCGGGGAGACACTGGCGCCCCTGGCCATGGCCGTGGTCATCTTCTTGCTACTGGTGGACCTGATGAACCGGCGTGCGCGCTGGGCCCCTCGCTACCCACCAGGCCCCATGCCGCTGCCCGGCCTGGGCAACCTCCTGCAGGTGGACTTCCAGAACAGGCTATACTTCTTCGACAAG CTGCGGCGCCGCTTCGGGAACGTGTTCAGCCTGCAGCTGGCCTGGACGCCCACGGTCGTGATCAGCGGGCTGGCGGCCGTGCGCGAGGCGCTGCTGCAGCGGGGCGAGGACACCGTGGACCGGCCGCCCTTTCCCGTCTTAGAGCACCTGGGCTTTGGGCCCCGGGCGCAAG gcaTCGTCTTCGCAAAATACGGACCCGCGTGGCGCGAGCAGCGGCGCTTCTCTGTGTCCACCATGCGTGACTTCGGCCTGGGCAAAAAGTCGCTGGAGCAGTGGGTGACCGAGGAGGCGTCCTACCTGTGTGCCGCCTTCGCCAACCATGTGG GACGCCCCTTTAGTCCCAACACCCTCCTGAACCAAGCGGTGAGCAACGTGATGGCCTCACTCACCCATGGACGCCGCTTCGAGTACGGCGACGCCACCATGCTCAAGCTCATGTCGCTAATTGAGGCCACGCTGAAGGAGATCTCAGGCTTTGTCCAAGAG GTGCTGATCGTGGTCCCGCAGCTCCTTCGCATCCCCGGGGTGGCGGGCAAGGCCTTCCCCTCGCAGAAGGCCTTCTTGGACCTCATAGATGAGATGGTCACTGAGCACAGAGAGACCCGGGACCCCACCCAGCCACCCCGAGACCTGACTGACGCCTACCTGGCCGAGGTGGAGAAG GCGAAAGGGAACCCCCAGAGCAGCTTCACTGCCGCGAACCTGCGCCTGGTGGTGGCCGACCTGTTCTCGGCGGGCATGGTGACCACCTCGACCACGCTGGACTGGGCCCTCCTGCTCATGGTCCTGCACCCGGACGTGCAGC GTCGCGTCCAGAAGGAGATCGACGAGGTGATCGGGCCGGGCCGGCAACCAGAGATGAAAGACCAGGCGCTCATGCCATTCACCAACGCTGTGGTCCACGAGGTGCAGCGCTACGGGAACATCATCCCCCTGGGCGTGCGTCACATAACCTCCCGCGACACCGAGGTCCAGGGCTTCCTCATCCCCAAG GGGACGACACTCATCCTCAACCTGTCGTCGGTGCTGAAGGACGAGACGGTCTGGGAGAAGCCCCATCGCTTCCACCCAGAACACTTCCTGGACGCCCAGGGCCGCTTCGTGAAGCAGGAAGCCTTCCTGCCTTTCTCAGCAG CATAG
- the LOC101440010 gene encoding cytochrome P450 2D17-like isoform X2, with protein sequence MGLLTGETLAPLAMAVVIFLLLVDLMNRRARWAPRYPPGPMPLPGLGNLLQVDFQNRLYFFDKLRRRFGNVFSLQLAWTPTVVISGLAAVREALLQRGEDTVDRPPFPVLEHLGFGPRAQGIVFAKYGPAWREQRRFSVSTMRDFGLGKKSLEQWVTEEASYLCAAFANHVGRPFSPNTLLNQAVSNVMASLTHGRRFEYGDATMLKLMSLIEATLKEISGFVQEVLIVVPQLLRIPGVAGKAFPSQKAFLDLIDEMVTEHRETRDPTQPPRDLTDAYLAEVEKAKGNPQSSFTAANLRLVVADLFSAGMVTTSTTLDWALLLMVLHPDVQRRVQKEIDEVIGPGRQPEMKDQALMPFTNAVVHEVQRYGNIIPLGVRHITSRDTEVQGFLIPKGTTLILNLSSVLKDETVWEKPHRFHPEHFLDAQGRFVKQEAFLPFSAGRRACLGEPLARMELFLFFTCLLQRFSFSVPAGQPPPSTHGNYAVLVTPTPYQLCAVPR encoded by the exons ATGGGACTGCTGACCGGGGAGACACTGGCGCCCCTGGCCATGGCCGTGGTCATCTTCTTGCTACTGGTGGACCTGATGAACCGGCGTGCGCGCTGGGCCCCTCGCTACCCACCAGGCCCCATGCCGCTGCCCGGCCTGGGCAACCTCCTGCAGGTGGACTTCCAGAACAGGCTATACTTCTTCGACAAG CTGCGGCGCCGCTTCGGGAACGTGTTCAGCCTGCAGCTGGCCTGGACGCCCACGGTCGTGATCAGCGGGCTGGCGGCCGTGCGCGAGGCGCTGCTGCAGCGGGGCGAGGACACCGTGGACCGGCCGCCCTTTCCCGTCTTAGAGCACCTGGGCTTTGGGCCCCGGGCGCAAG gcaTCGTCTTCGCAAAATACGGACCCGCGTGGCGCGAGCAGCGGCGCTTCTCTGTGTCCACCATGCGTGACTTCGGCCTGGGCAAAAAGTCGCTGGAGCAGTGGGTGACCGAGGAGGCGTCCTACCTGTGTGCCGCCTTCGCCAACCATGTGG GACGCCCCTTTAGTCCCAACACCCTCCTGAACCAAGCGGTGAGCAACGTGATGGCCTCACTCACCCATGGACGCCGCTTCGAGTACGGCGACGCCACCATGCTCAAGCTCATGTCGCTAATTGAGGCCACGCTGAAGGAGATCTCAGGCTTTGTCCAAGAG GTGCTGATCGTGGTCCCGCAGCTCCTTCGCATCCCCGGGGTGGCGGGCAAGGCCTTCCCCTCGCAGAAGGCCTTCTTGGACCTCATAGATGAGATGGTCACTGAGCACAGAGAGACCCGGGACCCCACCCAGCCACCCCGAGACCTGACTGACGCCTACCTGGCCGAGGTGGAGAAG GCGAAAGGGAACCCCCAGAGCAGCTTCACTGCCGCGAACCTGCGCCTGGTGGTGGCCGACCTGTTCTCGGCGGGCATGGTGACCACCTCGACCACGCTGGACTGGGCCCTCCTGCTCATGGTCCTGCACCCGGACGTGCAGC GTCGCGTCCAGAAGGAGATCGACGAGGTGATCGGGCCGGGCCGGCAACCAGAGATGAAAGACCAGGCGCTCATGCCATTCACCAACGCTGTGGTCCACGAGGTGCAGCGCTACGGGAACATCATCCCCCTGGGCGTGCGTCACATAACCTCCCGCGACACCGAGGTCCAGGGCTTCCTCATCCCCAAG GGGACGACACTCATCCTCAACCTGTCGTCGGTGCTGAAGGACGAGACGGTCTGGGAGAAGCCCCATCGCTTCCACCCAGAACACTTCCTGGACGCCCAGGGCCGCTTCGTGAAGCAGGAAGCCTTCCTGCCTTTCTCAGCAG GCCGCCGCGCATGCCTCGGGGAGCCCCTGGCCCGCATGGAGCTCTTCCTATTCTTCACCTGCCTCCTGCAACGCTTCAGCTTCTCGGTGCCCGCGGGGCAGCCCCCGCCCAGCACCCATGGCAACTACGCAGTCCTGGTGACCCCAACTCCCTACCAGCTCTGTGCCGTGCCCCGCTAG
- the LOC101440010 gene encoding cytochrome P450 2D17-like isoform X4, translating into MVGSKLRRRFGNVFSLQLAWTPTVVISGLAAVREALLQRGEDTVDRPPFPVLEHLGFGPRAQGIVFAKYGPAWREQRRFSVSTMRDFGLGKKSLEQWVTEEASYLCAAFANHVGRPFSPNTLLNQAVSNVMASLTHGRRFEYGDATMLKLMSLIEATLKEISGFVQEVLIVVPQLLRIPGVAGKAFPSQKAFLDLIDEMVTEHRETRDPTQPPRDLTDAYLAEVEKAKGNPQSSFTAANLRLVVADLFSAGMVTTSTTLDWALLLMVLHPDVQRRVQKEIDEVIGPGRQPEMKDQALMPFTNAVVHEVQRYGNIIPLGVRHITSRDTEVQGFLIPKGTTLILNLSSVLKDETVWEKPHRFHPEHFLDAQGRFVKQEAFLPFSAGRRACLGEPLARMELFLFFTCLLQRFSFSVPAGQPPPSTHGNYAVLVTPTPYQLCAVPR; encoded by the exons ATGGTGGGATCCAAG CTGCGGCGCCGCTTCGGGAACGTGTTCAGCCTGCAGCTGGCCTGGACGCCCACGGTCGTGATCAGCGGGCTGGCGGCCGTGCGCGAGGCGCTGCTGCAGCGGGGCGAGGACACCGTGGACCGGCCGCCCTTTCCCGTCTTAGAGCACCTGGGCTTTGGGCCCCGGGCGCAAG gcaTCGTCTTCGCAAAATACGGACCCGCGTGGCGCGAGCAGCGGCGCTTCTCTGTGTCCACCATGCGTGACTTCGGCCTGGGCAAAAAGTCGCTGGAGCAGTGGGTGACCGAGGAGGCGTCCTACCTGTGTGCCGCCTTCGCCAACCATGTGG GACGCCCCTTTAGTCCCAACACCCTCCTGAACCAAGCGGTGAGCAACGTGATGGCCTCACTCACCCATGGACGCCGCTTCGAGTACGGCGACGCCACCATGCTCAAGCTCATGTCGCTAATTGAGGCCACGCTGAAGGAGATCTCAGGCTTTGTCCAAGAG GTGCTGATCGTGGTCCCGCAGCTCCTTCGCATCCCCGGGGTGGCGGGCAAGGCCTTCCCCTCGCAGAAGGCCTTCTTGGACCTCATAGATGAGATGGTCACTGAGCACAGAGAGACCCGGGACCCCACCCAGCCACCCCGAGACCTGACTGACGCCTACCTGGCCGAGGTGGAGAAG GCGAAAGGGAACCCCCAGAGCAGCTTCACTGCCGCGAACCTGCGCCTGGTGGTGGCCGACCTGTTCTCGGCGGGCATGGTGACCACCTCGACCACGCTGGACTGGGCCCTCCTGCTCATGGTCCTGCACCCGGACGTGCAGC GTCGCGTCCAGAAGGAGATCGACGAGGTGATCGGGCCGGGCCGGCAACCAGAGATGAAAGACCAGGCGCTCATGCCATTCACCAACGCTGTGGTCCACGAGGTGCAGCGCTACGGGAACATCATCCCCCTGGGCGTGCGTCACATAACCTCCCGCGACACCGAGGTCCAGGGCTTCCTCATCCCCAAG GGGACGACACTCATCCTCAACCTGTCGTCGGTGCTGAAGGACGAGACGGTCTGGGAGAAGCCCCATCGCTTCCACCCAGAACACTTCCTGGACGCCCAGGGCCGCTTCGTGAAGCAGGAAGCCTTCCTGCCTTTCTCAGCAG GCCGCCGCGCATGCCTCGGGGAGCCCCTGGCCCGCATGGAGCTCTTCCTATTCTTCACCTGCCTCCTGCAACGCTTCAGCTTCTCGGTGCCCGCGGGGCAGCCCCCGCCCAGCACCCATGGCAACTACGCAGTCCTGGTGACCCCAACTCCCTACCAGCTCTGTGCCGTGCCCCGCTAG
- the LOC101440010 gene encoding cytochrome P450 2D17-like isoform X1 produces MRTDSEAAMGLLTGETLAPLAMAVVIFLLLVDLMNRRARWAPRYPPGPMPLPGLGNLLQVDFQNRLYFFDKLRRRFGNVFSLQLAWTPTVVISGLAAVREALLQRGEDTVDRPPFPVLEHLGFGPRAQGIVFAKYGPAWREQRRFSVSTMRDFGLGKKSLEQWVTEEASYLCAAFANHVGRPFSPNTLLNQAVSNVMASLTHGRRFEYGDATMLKLMSLIEATLKEISGFVQEVLIVVPQLLRIPGVAGKAFPSQKAFLDLIDEMVTEHRETRDPTQPPRDLTDAYLAEVEKAKGNPQSSFTAANLRLVVADLFSAGMVTTSTTLDWALLLMVLHPDVQRRVQKEIDEVIGPGRQPEMKDQALMPFTNAVVHEVQRYGNIIPLGVRHITSRDTEVQGFLIPKGTTLILNLSSVLKDETVWEKPHRFHPEHFLDAQGRFVKQEAFLPFSAGRRACLGEPLARMELFLFFTCLLQRFSFSVPAGQPPPSTHGNYAVLVTPTPYQLCAVPR; encoded by the exons ATGCG AACTGACAGTGAGGCAGCCATGGGACTGCTGACCGGGGAGACACTGGCGCCCCTGGCCATGGCCGTGGTCATCTTCTTGCTACTGGTGGACCTGATGAACCGGCGTGCGCGCTGGGCCCCTCGCTACCCACCAGGCCCCATGCCGCTGCCCGGCCTGGGCAACCTCCTGCAGGTGGACTTCCAGAACAGGCTATACTTCTTCGACAAG CTGCGGCGCCGCTTCGGGAACGTGTTCAGCCTGCAGCTGGCCTGGACGCCCACGGTCGTGATCAGCGGGCTGGCGGCCGTGCGCGAGGCGCTGCTGCAGCGGGGCGAGGACACCGTGGACCGGCCGCCCTTTCCCGTCTTAGAGCACCTGGGCTTTGGGCCCCGGGCGCAAG gcaTCGTCTTCGCAAAATACGGACCCGCGTGGCGCGAGCAGCGGCGCTTCTCTGTGTCCACCATGCGTGACTTCGGCCTGGGCAAAAAGTCGCTGGAGCAGTGGGTGACCGAGGAGGCGTCCTACCTGTGTGCCGCCTTCGCCAACCATGTGG GACGCCCCTTTAGTCCCAACACCCTCCTGAACCAAGCGGTGAGCAACGTGATGGCCTCACTCACCCATGGACGCCGCTTCGAGTACGGCGACGCCACCATGCTCAAGCTCATGTCGCTAATTGAGGCCACGCTGAAGGAGATCTCAGGCTTTGTCCAAGAG GTGCTGATCGTGGTCCCGCAGCTCCTTCGCATCCCCGGGGTGGCGGGCAAGGCCTTCCCCTCGCAGAAGGCCTTCTTGGACCTCATAGATGAGATGGTCACTGAGCACAGAGAGACCCGGGACCCCACCCAGCCACCCCGAGACCTGACTGACGCCTACCTGGCCGAGGTGGAGAAG GCGAAAGGGAACCCCCAGAGCAGCTTCACTGCCGCGAACCTGCGCCTGGTGGTGGCCGACCTGTTCTCGGCGGGCATGGTGACCACCTCGACCACGCTGGACTGGGCCCTCCTGCTCATGGTCCTGCACCCGGACGTGCAGC GTCGCGTCCAGAAGGAGATCGACGAGGTGATCGGGCCGGGCCGGCAACCAGAGATGAAAGACCAGGCGCTCATGCCATTCACCAACGCTGTGGTCCACGAGGTGCAGCGCTACGGGAACATCATCCCCCTGGGCGTGCGTCACATAACCTCCCGCGACACCGAGGTCCAGGGCTTCCTCATCCCCAAG GGGACGACACTCATCCTCAACCTGTCGTCGGTGCTGAAGGACGAGACGGTCTGGGAGAAGCCCCATCGCTTCCACCCAGAACACTTCCTGGACGCCCAGGGCCGCTTCGTGAAGCAGGAAGCCTTCCTGCCTTTCTCAGCAG GCCGCCGCGCATGCCTCGGGGAGCCCCTGGCCCGCATGGAGCTCTTCCTATTCTTCACCTGCCTCCTGCAACGCTTCAGCTTCTCGGTGCCCGCGGGGCAGCCCCCGCCCAGCACCCATGGCAACTACGCAGTCCTGGTGACCCCAACTCCCTACCAGCTCTGTGCCGTGCCCCGCTAG